One Dictyoglomus turgidum DSM 6724 DNA window includes the following coding sequences:
- a CDS encoding glucose 1-dehydrogenase, with amino-acid sequence MGKVAIITGGGQGIGKAIAKKFLENGISVVIAEIDEEAGKETEEEYSILGNIKFIKTDVSKEEDVINMVEETAKSFGKINYLINNAGISINKPISELTLEEWNRVLGVNLTGTFLCSKYVYPYMKKEGGVIINIASTRAFMSEPNTEAYSASKGGIYALTHALAISLGPEIRVNCISPGWIETSEWKKKSLRRKPELTELDHKQHPAGRVGKPEDIASLVLFLISDEAGFITGANFIVDGGMTRKMIYL; translated from the coding sequence ATGGGTAAAGTTGCCATTATTACAGGAGGAGGACAAGGAATAGGAAAAGCCATAGCAAAAAAATTCTTGGAAAATGGTATTTCTGTGGTTATTGCCGAAATTGATGAAGAGGCAGGAAAAGAAACAGAAGAGGAATATTCAATATTAGGAAATATAAAATTTATTAAAACTGATGTTTCTAAAGAAGAGGACGTTATAAATATGGTAGAGGAGACAGCAAAAAGTTTTGGAAAAATAAATTATCTTATAAACAATGCTGGAATCTCTATTAACAAACCCATTTCAGAATTAACCCTTGAGGAATGGAATAGGGTTTTAGGAGTAAACTTAACGGGAACCTTTTTATGTTCCAAATATGTTTATCCTTATATGAAGAAAGAAGGAGGAGTAATAATAAACATTGCATCCACAAGAGCTTTTATGTCAGAACCAAACACTGAAGCATATTCTGCATCAAAAGGTGGAATTTATGCTCTTACCCACGCCCTTGCCATAAGCCTCGGACCAGAGATTAGAGTAAACTGCATAAGCCCTGGTTGGATTGAAACTTCTGAATGGAAAAAGAAAAGTTTAAGAAGAAAACCAGAATTAACAGAACTTGATCACAAACAACATCCCGCAGGAAGAGTAGGAAAGCCAGAAGATATTGCAAGCTTAGTGCTATTTTTAATATCTGACGAAGCGGGATTCATCACAGGAGCAAACTTTATTGTAGATGGTGGCATGACAAGAAAAATGATTTATTTGTAA